A region of Vitis vinifera cultivar Pinot Noir 40024 chromosome 13, ASM3070453v1 DNA encodes the following proteins:
- the LOC100853125 gene encoding senescence associated gene 20 yields the protein MMRLLTGVSSDESFVFEPLAFASFGSTVLAEGCDHSGSIAWVHAWTVTDGVITQVREYFNTSLTVTRLSNSDFTTSPSSSISAASSSSTPSPPSRHCPSVWESSFSDRVGKSVPGLVLAI from the coding sequence ATGATGCGCTTGCTCACTGGTGTCTCATCCGACGAGTCATTTGTCTTCGAGCCACTCGCCTTCGCGTCTTTCGGTTCGACAGTCCTCGCCGAGGGCTGCGATCACAGCGGTTCAATCGCCTGGGTCCACGCCTGGACGGTCACTGATGGGGTAATAACCCAAGTCCGAGAGTACTTCAACACCTCCCTCACCGTCACCCGTCTCTCCAACTCCGACTTCACGACGTCACCCTCGTCGTCGATCTCTGCCGCGTCGTCGTCGTCGACTCCCTCGCCGCCGTCGCGCCATTGCCCCTCCGTCTGGGAGAGCAGCTTCTCGGATCGGGTCGGAAAATCGGTTCCGGGTCTTGTCCTGGCAATATAA